From the genome of Gracilibacillus salitolerans, one region includes:
- the pyrE gene encoding orotate phosphoribosyltransferase, whose protein sequence is MLKSKEIANALYEIDAIQIRPDRSFVWTSGIHSPIYCDNRLTMSYPEVRKQIVKQFAEIIDQLEEKPDVIAGCATAGIPHAAWLADYLNLPMVYVRSKPKGHGKQNQIEGKIEQGDKVIVIEDLISTGGSSIDSALVLQEAGAEVLSVLAIFSYGLNKADKQFKDANIPFTTITNFDILAGALVENREITEAEKVDLLSWRDELGNN, encoded by the coding sequence ATGCTTAAATCAAAAGAAATTGCCAACGCGCTTTATGAGATAGATGCGATTCAAATTCGCCCGGATCGATCATTTGTATGGACATCTGGAATTCATTCTCCCATCTATTGTGATAATCGATTAACCATGTCTTATCCAGAAGTACGAAAACAAATAGTAAAGCAATTTGCAGAAATAATTGATCAATTAGAAGAAAAACCAGATGTGATTGCAGGGTGTGCCACAGCAGGAATACCTCATGCTGCATGGTTAGCGGATTATTTAAATCTTCCAATGGTTTATGTACGATCAAAGCCAAAAGGACATGGCAAGCAAAATCAGATAGAAGGTAAGATAGAGCAGGGAGATAAAGTCATTGTAATTGAGGACCTTATATCTACTGGAGGATCATCTATCGATAGTGCACTCGTACTACAAGAAGCAGGTGCAGAAGTTTTAAGTGTGTTAGCTATCTTTAGTTATGGATTAAATAAGGCAGACAAACAATTTAAGGATGCAAACATACCATTTACTACTATTACTAACTTTGATATTTTAGCTGGTGCATTAGTTGAAAATAGAGAAATTACAGAAGCTGAAAAAGTAGACTTATTAAGTTGGCGTGATGAATTAGGAAATAATTAA